The following coding sequences lie in one Halorhabdus rudnickae genomic window:
- a CDS encoding DUF1684 domain-containing protein: MTDEKYVEQIREQREEKETYFAEHPQSPIPGHADFAGLDYYEVDPAYRYELPLSEYDEKERITVETTAEGSQEYIRRGEFTFEIDGENVTLQAYKPASGEDRFWVPFRDETNGEETYGAGRYVDLEPDHHRTDDGTWILDLNLAYNPTCAYNGAYECPLIPTENWLNVAVEAGEKEYPGEPIGHEH; the protein is encoded by the coding sequence ATGACTGACGAAAAATACGTCGAACAGATTCGAGAGCAGCGCGAAGAGAAGGAGACGTACTTCGCCGAACATCCGCAGTCGCCGATCCCCGGGCACGCCGACTTCGCGGGGTTGGACTACTACGAGGTCGATCCCGCCTACCGGTACGAACTCCCGCTGTCCGAATACGACGAGAAAGAACGGATCACGGTCGAGACGACCGCCGAGGGGTCCCAGGAGTACATCCGCCGGGGCGAGTTCACCTTCGAGATCGACGGTGAGAATGTGACCCTGCAGGCCTACAAGCCGGCATCGGGTGAGGATCGGTTCTGGGTTCCGTTCCGGGACGAGACCAACGGCGAAGAGACCTACGGGGCCGGTCGATACGTCGATCTAGAACCCGACCACCACCGGACGGACGACGGAACGTGGATTCTCGATCTCAACCTGGCGTACAACCCGACGTGTGCGTACAATGGAGCCTACGAGTGCCCGCTGATCCCGACAGAGAACTGGCTGAACGTGGCCGTCGAGGCCGGCGAGAAGGAGTATCCGGGCGAACCGATCGGTCACGAGCACTGA
- a CDS encoding DUF7510 family protein: MTSGVPGSETETDVSVRAEIIDDRTVIVVDGTTDVAVVVNSASGERVYLPPEKAVSDTDSRSDEREDSPYEGVPSDSPYEGLQDDSPYEGIPGDSPYEGIPSDSPYEGVPSDSPYEGNQGDSPYEGVPSDSPYESGHTPETTFGVVPTEDGFRIVHPEPASDVRFLR; the protein is encoded by the coding sequence ATGACGTCGGGTGTTCCTGGGAGCGAGACCGAGACGGACGTCAGCGTCAGGGCAGAGATCATCGACGATCGAACGGTGATCGTCGTCGACGGCACAACAGACGTCGCGGTCGTCGTCAACTCGGCGTCGGGCGAGCGCGTCTACCTGCCGCCCGAGAAAGCGGTGAGTGACACTGATTCGCGATCGGACGAACGAGAGGACAGTCCTTACGAGGGAGTCCCCAGCGACAGTCCCTACGAGGGCCTTCAGGACGACAGTCCCTACGAAGGGATACCGGGCGACAGCCCCTACGAAGGGATACCGAGCGACAGCCCCTACGAAGGAGTTCCCAGCGACAGCCCCTACGAGGGGAATCAGGGAGACAGTCCCTACGAAGGTGTTCCGAGCGACAGCCCCTACGAGTCGGGCCACACGCCGGAGACCACCTTCGGCGTCGTCCCGACCGAAGACGGTTTCCGGATCGTCCACCCCGAACCGGCGAGTGACGTCCGATTCCTGCGTTGA
- a CDS encoding glycosyltransferase family 4 protein, translated as MVPKVLMLGWGFPPNVSGGLDTAVGELFEQFDARADVEIELVLPAEYAPDREGIHGVPTGEGSVADRIDRLSGEFVEYAADADIVHSHDWFGYGPGSQAQAAHDLEWVTTFHSLTSDRNRYPPDREIRTEQQVVDQTDHLIAVSEVTRRAVREHYDGDAQVIYNGFSSVQTTGRDVAAELGIGGEMLFFVGRHTHQKGIDHLVYAMDRLDREEVTLVVGGTGHLTGRLKRFVEILGVEDMVEFVGYVPESELGDYYESADVFVSPSLAEPFGITIVESLSAGTRVVACESGAAEVLPEGCIVEVEPNSRSIATGIGRALDAGPLPDYEHRSWETVADEHVEFYREILDG; from the coding sequence ATGGTTCCGAAGGTGCTGATGCTCGGCTGGGGGTTTCCGCCGAACGTGAGCGGCGGCCTCGATACGGCCGTCGGCGAGTTGTTCGAACAGTTCGACGCTCGGGCGGACGTTGAGATCGAACTGGTATTGCCCGCCGAGTACGCGCCGGATCGCGAGGGGATCCACGGCGTTCCGACCGGCGAGGGGAGTGTCGCCGACCGGATCGATCGGCTATCCGGGGAGTTCGTCGAGTACGCCGCCGACGCCGACATCGTCCACTCCCACGACTGGTTCGGCTACGGGCCCGGTTCGCAGGCCCAGGCCGCCCACGATCTCGAGTGGGTAACGACGTTTCACTCGCTGACGAGTGACCGCAATCGGTACCCGCCGGATCGAGAGATCCGGACCGAACAGCAGGTTGTCGACCAGACAGATCACCTGATTGCGGTAAGCGAGGTCACTCGTCGGGCCGTCCGCGAGCACTACGATGGCGACGCGCAAGTGATCTACAACGGGTTTTCCTCGGTGCAGACGACGGGACGGGACGTCGCCGCGGAACTGGGTATCGGCGGCGAGATGCTGTTTTTTGTCGGTCGACACACCCACCAGAAGGGGATCGACCACCTCGTCTATGCCATGGATCGCCTCGATCGCGAGGAAGTGACGCTCGTGGTCGGCGGGACTGGCCATCTGACCGGGCGGCTGAAGCGCTTCGTCGAGATACTGGGCGTCGAAGACATGGTCGAGTTCGTCGGCTACGTCCCGGAGTCGGAACTGGGTGACTATTACGAAAGCGCCGACGTGTTCGTCTCGCCGTCGCTGGCCGAACCCTTTGGCATCACGATCGTCGAGTCACTGTCCGCCGGCACGCGGGTCGTCGCCTGCGAATCCGGCGCGGCCGAGGTCCTGCCGGAGGGCTGTATCGTCGAAGTCGAACCGAACTCCCGTTCGATCGCGACCGGGATCGGACGTGCGCTCGACGCCGGCCCACTCCCCGACTACGAGCATCGATCTTGGGAGACAGTCGCCGACGAACACGTCGAGTTCTATCGAGAGATTCTCGACGGGTGA
- a CDS encoding sugar phosphate nucleotidyltransferase, whose translation MDAIVLAGGFATRLWPITRNRPKMFLPIGDTTVIDRIFRELEDDDRVENVHVSTNQEFAGEFRSHLADSPFEKPTVSVEETRAEDEKFGVVGALGELVEREGIDSDTLVIAGDNLISFDISAFIDAFETNDGPTLAAYDVGDLESATQYGVIDVEDDRVIEFQEKPDEPPSTLVSIACYAFPAETVGLFETYLSGENNPDEPGWFIQWLIDREPVYAFPFEGAWFDIGTPDGYLDAVSWYLDGGTLVHPEATVEESDLGENVHVMEGATVVDSKLERSVVFPDARLESCRIFSSLVDEETELEDVSISNAQIGAHTSLTQTPPDPWVWDQYRDSE comes from the coding sequence ATGGACGCGATTGTCCTCGCTGGTGGGTTCGCGACGCGCCTGTGGCCAATCACGCGGAATCGGCCGAAAATGTTCCTGCCGATCGGCGACACGACCGTGATTGACCGGATCTTTCGCGAACTCGAGGATGACGACAGGGTCGAGAACGTCCACGTCTCGACGAACCAGGAGTTCGCCGGGGAGTTCCGCAGCCATCTCGCGGACTCGCCCTTCGAGAAGCCGACTGTGTCGGTCGAGGAAACCCGCGCGGAGGACGAGAAGTTCGGCGTCGTTGGTGCGCTTGGCGAACTCGTCGAGCGGGAGGGCATCGACAGTGACACGCTGGTGATCGCCGGGGACAATCTGATCAGCTTCGACATCTCGGCGTTCATCGACGCCTTCGAGACCAACGACGGACCGACACTGGCCGCCTATGACGTCGGCGATCTGGAGAGTGCCACGCAGTACGGTGTAATCGACGTCGAAGACGATCGAGTCATTGAGTTCCAGGAGAAGCCCGACGAGCCGCCGAGCACGCTCGTCTCGATCGCGTGTTATGCGTTCCCCGCGGAGACGGTCGGCCTCTTCGAGACGTACCTTTCGGGAGAGAACAACCCGGACGAACCCGGCTGGTTCATCCAGTGGCTTATCGATCGCGAGCCGGTGTACGCCTTCCCCTTCGAGGGTGCCTGGTTCGACATCGGCACGCCCGACGGATACCTCGATGCCGTCTCGTGGTACCTCGACGGCGGGACACTCGTTCATCCCGAGGCAACGGTCGAGGAGTCGGACCTCGGCGAAAACGTCCACGTCATGGAGGGCGCGACAGTCGTCGATTCGAAACTCGAACGGTCGGTCGTCTTCCCGGACGCGAGACTGGAGAGTTGTCGGATCTTTTCCTCGCTCGTCGACGAGGAGACCGAACTAGAGGATGTCAGCATCTCGAACGCCCAGATCGGGGCCCACACCTCGCTCACACAGACGCCACCGGACCCGTGGGTGTGGGATCAGTACCGCGACTCCGAGTAG
- a CDS encoding ferredoxin, translating to MVEVDQNLCTGCEICASVAPETFEMDGGTAVAISDEVTPEAEQAEQQCPVDAISL from the coding sequence ATGGTAGAAGTAGACCAAAACCTCTGTACGGGCTGTGAGATCTGCGCGAGCGTCGCGCCGGAAACGTTCGAGATGGACGGCGGCACGGCCGTCGCCATCAGCGATGAAGTGACGCCGGAAGCCGAACAGGCCGAACAGCAGTGCCCCGTCGACGCAATTTCGCTGTAG
- a CDS encoding FAD-dependent oxidoreductase has product MTETFLIVGGDAAGMSAASKAKRDDPDREVVVLERGEWVSYGACGLPYYVKGEIDDLEDLVAIPAERFQEERDIDLRTGHEAAAIDPEDQTVTVETDERTYTQSYDELLVATGARAIAPPIDGLDRDGVFTLQTMEAGRELKEYVDAQAGDTVGIIGGGYIGIELAEAFRGQNLDVELFEMRSHVLEPFGSEVAKTVESELRDNDVAVHTDTRVDRVAGDDRVRTVITPDGKFPVDAVLVAAGVQPRVELAESAGIDVGPTGALATDQYGRTNVESVYAAGDCAEIIHAVTGDPAHVPLALTANRAGRAVGATVAGEPTPVGEIAGTAVLKAFDLEVARTGLLEDERLREAGFDPVSVSITAASRAHYYPGGSEVEITLVGDADSGAVLGASMVGKEGVAKRIDTVAAAIQGDMSVTDLAYLDLSYAPPFGPTWDPVLTAAKVLGGKLS; this is encoded by the coding sequence ATGACAGAGACGTTTCTGATCGTCGGTGGCGACGCCGCCGGAATGAGTGCGGCGAGCAAGGCCAAACGGGACGATCCCGATCGGGAAGTCGTCGTGCTGGAACGCGGTGAATGGGTCTCCTACGGGGCCTGTGGACTCCCTTACTACGTCAAGGGCGAGATCGACGACCTTGAGGACCTCGTCGCGATCCCGGCCGAGCGCTTTCAGGAGGAACGTGACATCGACCTCCGGACAGGCCACGAAGCGGCCGCGATCGACCCCGAAGACCAGACGGTGACCGTCGAAACGGACGAGCGGACATACACCCAATCCTACGACGAACTGTTGGTCGCCACGGGTGCACGCGCCATCGCCCCGCCGATCGACGGCCTAGACCGTGACGGTGTGTTTACGCTCCAGACGATGGAGGCGGGACGGGAGTTAAAAGAGTACGTCGACGCCCAAGCGGGGGATACCGTCGGGATCATCGGCGGTGGCTACATCGGTATCGAACTGGCAGAGGCTTTCCGGGGCCAGAACCTCGACGTGGAACTGTTCGAGATGCGTTCACACGTTTTGGAGCCGTTCGGATCGGAGGTCGCCAAGACGGTCGAAAGCGAACTCCGAGACAACGACGTCGCCGTCCACACCGATACCCGGGTCGACCGCGTCGCCGGTGACGATCGCGTCAGGACCGTGATCACGCCGGACGGCAAGTTCCCGGTCGACGCCGTCCTCGTGGCGGCCGGCGTCCAGCCGCGGGTCGAACTCGCCGAGTCGGCCGGGATCGACGTCGGCCCGACGGGAGCGCTTGCCACCGACCAGTACGGGCGGACGAACGTCGAGAGCGTCTACGCCGCGGGTGACTGCGCGGAGATAATCCACGCGGTCACCGGCGATCCGGCCCACGTTCCGCTCGCGTTGACAGCCAACCGTGCCGGACGCGCCGTCGGCGCCACGGTCGCGGGCGAGCCCACACCGGTCGGCGAGATCGCCGGCACGGCCGTCCTGAAGGCCTTCGATCTCGAAGTCGCCCGGACCGGGCTACTCGAAGACGAACGACTACGCGAGGCCGGGTTCGATCCCGTCTCGGTGTCGATCACTGCGGCCTCGCGGGCCCACTACTATCCGGGCGGCTCGGAAGTCGAGATCACGCTCGTCGGGGACGCCGACTCGGGGGCCGTCCTCGGCGCGAGCATGGTCGGTAAAGAGGGTGTCGCAAAGCGGATCGACACGGTCGCAGCTGCCATCCAGGGGGATATGAGCGTCACTGACCTGGCGTATCTAGATCTCTCGTATGCCCCGCCGTTCGGGCCGACGTGGGACCCCGTGCTCACGGCGGCGAAAGTTCTCGGCGGCAAGCTGTCGTGA
- a CDS encoding polyprenyl synthetase family protein, with protein MDYLERRRDLVEERLEDLLSSVEPGELERELEDVVLAGGKRVRPTVTLLVCEAAGGDPEDAVDFAVGVELVHNASLVVDDIIDESELRRGSPSAWSAFGHGPAIVASDGLLGEAFALFSSDERAMRAVSEAMVDLGEGEATELVASPENEREYRGLARRKTGALFRAAAELGAIAADADAHIIEAYGEYAERVGIAFQMRDDVLDATSDAEQLGKPAGHDRQMERPSIVQVTDLSPAEADERAHEESERALDRLRALSAENDRAREYLQDLAKFVVARER; from the coding sequence ATGGATTACCTGGAGCGACGGCGGGATCTCGTCGAGGAGCGACTCGAGGATCTCCTCTCGTCGGTCGAACCCGGGGAACTCGAACGCGAACTCGAGGATGTTGTCCTTGCCGGGGGCAAACGAGTGCGACCGACGGTGACGCTGCTCGTCTGTGAAGCGGCCGGTGGTGATCCGGAGGACGCTGTCGACTTCGCAGTCGGGGTCGAACTCGTACACAACGCCTCGCTGGTCGTCGACGACATCATCGACGAGTCGGAACTCCGCCGCGGGTCGCCCAGCGCGTGGTCGGCGTTCGGTCACGGACCGGCGATCGTCGCCAGCGACGGGCTGCTCGGGGAGGCGTTCGCCCTGTTTTCGAGTGACGAACGGGCGATGCGGGCCGTCTCGGAAGCGATGGTCGATCTCGGCGAGGGTGAGGCGACGGAACTGGTCGCTAGCCCCGAAAACGAGAGGGAGTATCGCGGGCTCGCCCGTCGCAAGACCGGTGCGCTGTTCCGGGCGGCGGCGGAACTCGGCGCGATCGCGGCCGACGCCGACGCCCACATTATCGAAGCCTACGGGGAATACGCCGAGCGTGTCGGGATCGCCTTCCAGATGCGCGACGACGTGCTCGATGCAACGAGCGACGCCGAACAACTCGGCAAGCCCGCGGGGCACGATCGCCAGATGGAACGCCCTTCGATCGTCCAGGTCACCGACCTCTCGCCGGCGGAGGCCGACGAGCGGGCCCACGAGGAGTCCGAGCGGGCACTCGATCGACTCCGAGCCCTTTCCGCCGAGAACGATCGGGCACGGGAATACCTCCAGGACCTCGCGAAGTTCGTCGTCGCGCGCGAGCGCTAA